The segment CACATCCCCTCGATGACGATAGTATATGTAATAATCCCAAGTTCCAGTTCACTATTTTGCATATCCTTGAATATGACCAACGCTTCCTCTAGCTTCCCGTTATCACAGAACCCATCTAACAGAATGTTGTAGGTCCAAATATTGGGAGGCACACCACAAGAAACCatttgtttgaaatttttttgagCATTCTCACAGTCCCTAGCTTGAAAAAACCCTTGGATAAGAGTGGTGTAAGTGATGGTGCCCCCAACCAATCCTCTTTGAGACATCTCACGAAAGAGTTGCATGCCGTCTTCTACTCTTTTAGACTTGCAGAATCCATTTATGAGAGTATTATAAGTAACTACATCTGGGTAACAATCTTCGCTAATCATCAAATCAAACATCTGCATGGCCTCGTCTATTCGATCGTGCATTCAAAACCCATAGATCAATGAATTATATGTGAAAATATCAGGAGCTATAGACCTTTGGATCATCTCCTTGTACAAACTTTCAGCCTCTGAAAGTTTCCCCTCTTTTGCGAACGAATCTATCAATGCGCTGAAAGTAAAAACATTTGGGTTTATCTTTCTCTCAATCATCTCTTTGAGTAGTCGATACGCATCGCTCCATCTTCCGTAACGACAGAGACAGCTAATGAGGGAATTGTAAGTAAAAACATTCCCTCTAACCCCTTTGTTCTCCATTTCACTGAAGAGCTCGAGTGCATCATCTACGTGTTTGTATTTGCAAAGACCATCAATGACTGTACTGTAGATCACAACATCCGCCTCAATTTTCAACTTCTCCATCTTCTTGATCAGATCTAGAGCCAAATCAATCTCACCCCTCTTACATAACCCATTTACTACAACACCATAAGTAAACAGATCCGGTTGGCATCCTTTGGCAACCATCCGGTCAACTAAAGCCACAGCTTCAGAAGTTTTGTTGTGGAGAAAGAGCCCGTGAATTAGAGTGTTGAAGGTGATGGTATTAGGTTGACATCCCATTTCCACCATTTGATCAACCAAAGCTACTGTCTCGGAGATCCTGTTACAGCGGCAGTATCCATTGAGTAGAGAAGAAAGCGTGACAACATTGGGGTCATACCCGAGTTTCATCATCTTGCCAGAGGGAGCTGAGAGGAGCGGCAGAAAGAGTTAATCAAAATAGTGTATGTATAGATATTATGTGTAATCCCCAGCATCTCCATCTTTGACCACTTCAAACTTGTTCAACTTTGCAATTGCAGTCAACAGTTTACTGAACTCGATAATTGAAGGGAAAGGACGAGACTTCACCATCTCACTGAACAAACCAACTGCATCTTCTATCTTAGTATCTTCTAGAAACCCATC is part of the Brassica rapa cultivar Chiifu-401-42 chromosome A09, CAAS_Brap_v3.01, whole genome shotgun sequence genome and harbors:
- the LOC103838255 gene encoding LOW QUALITY PROTEIN: pentatricopeptide repeat-containing protein At1g63330-like (The sequence of the model RefSeq protein was modified relative to this genomic sequence to represent the inferred CDS: inserted 3 bases in 2 codons; substituted 1 base at 1 genomic stop codon) codes for the protein MRSILIAISLAPKRFVHQNLHGTGNPLSYLPSFCCWTRAFSGRSDDDYRDGFLEDTKIEDAVGLFSEMVKSRPFPSIIEFSKLLTAIAKLNKFEVVXKMEMLGITHNIYTYTILINSFCRSSQLPXGKMMKLGYDPNVVTLSSLLNGYCRCNRISETVALVDQMVEMGCQPNTITFNTLIHGLFLHNKTSEAVALVDRMVAKGCQPDLFTYGVVVNGLCKRGEIDLALDLIKKMEKLKIEADVVIYSTVIDGLCKYKHVDDALELFSEMENKGVRGNVFTYNSLISCLCRYGRWSDAYRLLKEMIERKINPNVFTFSALIDSFAKEGKLSEAESLYKEMIQRSIAPDIFTYNSLIYGFXMHDRIDEAMQMFDLMISEDCYPDVVTYNTLINGFCKSKRVEDGMQLFREMSQRGLVGGTITYTTLIQGFFQARDCENAQKNFKQMVSCGVPPNIWTYNILLDGFCDNGKLEEALVIFKDMQNSELELGIITYTIVIEGMCRAGKVEDAWELFCSLDLKGVKPDVRTYTIMISGFCVKRLKQEAVALFRKMKEDGPLPNDRTYNALIRAHLWDGEKAASAELIKEMRSFGFSAEASTFGLVTNMLHDGRLDKSFLDMLS